The segment CCCGTGGCCGAGCAGCTCCGGACCCAGGGCCACGGGATCATCGTCGTGCTCTCGTCGGTCGCCGGCGAGCGGGCCCGGCGCTCGAACTACGTGTACGGCTCGTCGAAGGCGGCGCTCGACGCGTTCGCCCAGGGCCTCGACGACCGGCTCGTCGGCAGCGGCGTCCGCGTCATGATCGTCCGGCCCGGTTTCGTGCACACGAAGATGACCGCCGGCAGGCCGCCCGCGCCGCTGGCGACCACGCCGGAGGCGGTCGCCGACGCGATCGTCGACGGGCTCGCGTCCGGGCGGTCGATCATCTGGGTGCCCCCGGTCCTCCGCCCGGTCATGACGGCGATCCGGCACCTGCCCCGGCCCGTCTTCCGCAAGCTCGCGCTCTAACCGACCGCCACTCGCGGTCCCGGGCGAGCCGACCGGCCGCGGCGCCGTGGCGCACGGCCCAATCGGGCCTCGAACCCGGCGTGGGCGCCGATAGCCTGAACGCTCGTGGCTGATCTCCTCGCGACCGTGCGCGACCGCGTGGTGATCTTCGACGGGGCCTTCGGCACCTGGGTGCAGAGCCAGGGCCT is part of the Acidimicrobiia bacterium genome and harbors:
- a CDS encoding decaprenylphospho-beta-D-erythro-pentofuranosid-2-ulose 2-reductase gives rise to the protein MQDGLGGVQSVLVLGGMSEIAGATLHRLVERRTRRVVLAGRDLDGLAAVADDLRARGATSVECVAFDAADTAGHEAMVDEVFKGGDLDLVLAAFGVLGDQADAEQHAPAALEVARVNYLGAVSVLTPVAEQLRTQGHGIIVVLSSVAGERARRSNYVYGSSKAALDAFAQGLDDRLVGSGVRVMIVRPGFVHTKMTAGRPPAPLATTPEAVADAIVDGLASGRSIIWVPPVLRPVMTAIRHLPRPVFRKLAL